A region from the Neurospora crassa OR74A linkage group V, whole genome shotgun sequence genome encodes:
- a CDS encoding PaxU protein, with amino-acid sequence MSEQVLVDAVVVTHNEKPSPLGPGFKRLTEQIYYLSEEAPLSPSPSTSTNTNTDPTTILLYGWGDARPKHLAKYVDGYRALFPAAKLVVVLCPILRCLYQTLEARSKAMTPVISACFGSSLDNRESAAADPKSSTQNNNNNNRILVQVMSNTGGMYFAATLNAYRQRYGHALPHHMLVLDSTPGSTSFLQNAGPWSRAMALGASGYLPGCVPFIVTQAMACMFLAALHGFGWLIGASSAAAYSVAAVNNEELCVRGARRLYVYSKEDDIIYWEDIESHAAQARQRGYQVDMDMFEGTPHVGHMRMHSEQYWGAVAKTWREAVGGL; translated from the coding sequence atgtccGAACAAGTCCTCGTCgacgccgtcgtcgtcacccACAACGAGAAACCATCCCCCTTGGGACCAGGCTTCAAGCGCCTCACAGAACAAATCTACTACCTCTCCGAAGAAgctcccctttccccttctcctaGCACAAGTACAAATACAAATACAGACCCaaccaccatcctcctctACGGCTGGGGCGACGCCCGCCCCAAACACCTCGCCAAGTACGTCGACGGGTACCGCGCCCTCTTCCCCGCGGCCAAACTCGTCGTGGTCCTCTGCCCCATCCTGCGCTGCCTTTACCAGACCCTTGAAGCCCGTTCCAAAGCCATGACCCCCGTCATCTCCGCTTGCTTTGGTTCTTCTCTGGACAACAGAGagtctgctgctgcagacCCCAAGTCTTCgacccaaaacaacaacaacaacaacagaatCCTAGTACAAGTCATGTCCAACACAGGCGGCATGTACTTCGCCGCCACTCTGAACGCCTACCGCCAGCGTTATGGCCATGCGCTTCCTCATCACATGCTCGTCCTCGATTCCACGCCCGGAAGCACTTCCTTCCTACAAAACGCCGGTCCATGGTCACGCGCCATGGCTTTGGGCGCATCCGGGTACTTGCCCGGCTGCGTGCCGTTCATCGTCACGCAAGCGATGGCCTGCATGTTCCTGGCGGCGCTGCATGGGTTCGGGTGGTTGATTGGCGCGTCGAGTGCGGCGGCGTATAGTGTCGCGGCGGTGAATAACGAGGAGCTGTGCGTAAGGGGGGCGAGGCGGCTGTATGTGTACTCGAAGGAGGACGATATTATCTATTGGGAGGATATCGAAAGCCATGCGGCGCAGGCGAGGCAGAGGGGGTATCaggtggacatggacatgttTGAGGGGACGCCGCATGTAGGGCATATGAGGATGCATTCGGAGCAGTATTGGGGGGCGGTGGCGAAGACTTGGAGGGAGGCGGTTGGTGGGTTGTGA
- a CDS encoding phosphatidic acid phosphatase beta, producing the protein MGFFNRQPRAADGAAPPVAANGTTRNEKRARRHGFEPYTMTTRPTFGQWLKYTWLDILTMAALGAIGLGVYYAHPAPSRSFAVQFSDGEVVYPQFAYPMRKEIIPIWLAAFLASIIPIFIILCMQIRIRSFWDVNNGVLGLLYSLITAAVFQVFIKWLIGGLRPHFLTVCKPDITRATNTQIAEKGYSAQGFAEIYYTKDICTGDPNEIDDSLESMPSGHSTAAFAGFIFLALYLNAKLKVFSNYHPALWKLAAVYAPVLGACLIAGALTIDEFHHWYDVLAGAVIGTIMAFSAYRMVYASIWDWRYNHIPLNRSNPFPFGSRDDMELGGATFTRQVGWGTSGAGFPFDDKHGYAGGGYGGYGGYGGGPAINRKPVAGNGVGGPFHSHGARGEQMV; encoded by the exons ATGGGCTTCTTCAACCGTCAACCTCGCGCCGCGGATGGTGCCGCACCGCCTGTTGCTGCTAATGGCACTACTCGCAATGAGAAGCGTGCTCGTCGCCATGGCTTCGAGCCCTACACCATGACCACCAGGCCCACCTTTGGCCAGTGGCTCAAGTACACTTGGCTTGATATTCTCACCATGGCCGCCCTCGGTGCCATCGGTCTCGGC GTCTATTACGCTCACCCGGCCCCCTCCCGCTCTTTTGCCGTCCAGTTCTCCGACGGCGAAGTCGTCTACCCCCAGTTTGCCTACCCGATGCGCAAGGAAATCATTCCCATCTGGCTTGCCGCCTTCCTGGCCTCCATCAttcccatcttcatcatcctgtGCATGCAGATTCGCATCCGCTCCTTCTGGGACGTCAACAACGGCGTCTTGGGTCTTTTGTACAGTCTCATCACCGCCGCCGTCTTCCAGGTTTTCATCAAATGGCTTATCGGTGGCCTGCGCCCTCACTTCCTGACCGTCTGCAAGCCCGACATCACTCGCGCTACCAACACCCAAATTGCCGAGAAGGGCTACTCGGCCCAAGGTTTCGCCGAGATTTACTACACCAAGGATATCTGCACGGGTGATCCGAATGAGATTGATGATTCGCTCGAGTCTATGCCATCTGGTCACTCCACCGCTGCCTTCGCGGGATTCATCTTCTTGGCCCTCTACCTCAACGCCAAGCTCAAGGTCTTCTCCAACTACCACCCCGCGCTCTGGAAGCTCGCCGCCGTCTACGCTCCCGTGCTCGGCGCGTGCCTGATTGCCGGCGCCTTGACCATTGATGAGTTCCACCACTGGTATGACGTCCTCGCTGGCGCGGTTATCGGCACCATCATGGCTTTCAGCGCCTACCGCATGGTGTATGCGAGCATCTGGGATTGGCGCTACAACCATATCCCTCTCAACAGGTCCAACCCGTTCCCCTTTGGCAGCCGCGACGATATGGAGCTGGGCGGCGCTACTTTCACCAGGCAGGTTGGCTGGGGCACCAGCGGTGCTGGCTTCCCGTTTGATGACAAGCATGGCTATGCTGGTGGTGGATACGGTGGCTATGGTGGTTATGGTGGTGGACCGGCGATTAACCGCAAGCCGGTTGCTGGCAATGGCGTCGGAGGTCCCTTCCACAGTCATGGAGCGAGGGGTGAGCAAATGGTTTAA